From Streptomyces sp. GSL17-111, one genomic window encodes:
- a CDS encoding cation:proton antiporter — translation MELNGFALFAVILAFSAVIGLLAVRLRQPLIVAFIGVGILVGPTGFGWVEADGTIELLARMGIAILLFLVGLRLDVHLIRTTGPIALATGLGQVLFTSVVGYLIALGLGMDTVTALYVAVALTFSSTIIIVKLLSDKRELEQLHGRIAVGFLIVQDIVVVLVMIALTAFGQQGSDNLPVHVALVLAKGLGLLAGVVAAMRYVLPRLLHQVARSQELLVLFGVAYAVSVATVSDWLGFSTEVGAFLAGVSLATTPYRDALGARLVSLRDFLLLFFFLELGARLEFTDASQQLADAAVLSLFVLVGNPLIVVLIMAAMRYPVRVGFLAGLTVAQISEFSLILAALGLSLGHITEATVSLITVVGLITIGGSTYLILYSQRIYARLERRLSVLDRTGGRQRELEGDEQEADVILYGLGRFGGAIAARLGRSGHRVLAVDYDPRRVADGDREGVTAVFGSAEDIHLLESLPLSRARCVISTVPVPAVGRALVHGLRHHGYRGTVVLTAHSSRDAEQLDGAGADLVLKPYPMAATATVEVIDRLLRAGRDPTGPDERT, via the coding sequence ATGGAGTTGAACGGTTTCGCGCTCTTCGCCGTGATCCTGGCGTTCTCGGCGGTCATCGGACTGCTGGCCGTGCGTCTGCGGCAACCCCTGATCGTCGCGTTCATCGGCGTGGGCATCCTGGTCGGCCCGACCGGCTTCGGCTGGGTGGAGGCGGACGGCACGATCGAGTTGCTGGCCCGTATGGGCATCGCGATCCTGCTGTTCCTCGTGGGGCTGCGCCTGGACGTGCACCTGATCCGGACCACCGGGCCGATCGCCCTGGCCACGGGGCTCGGTCAGGTCCTGTTCACCTCGGTCGTCGGCTATCTGATCGCCCTCGGGCTGGGCATGGACACGGTGACGGCCCTGTACGTGGCCGTGGCGCTCACCTTCTCGTCCACGATCATCATCGTGAAGCTGCTGTCGGACAAGCGGGAGCTGGAGCAGCTCCACGGACGCATCGCGGTCGGCTTCCTCATCGTCCAGGACATCGTCGTGGTGCTGGTGATGATCGCCCTGACGGCGTTCGGCCAGCAGGGGAGCGACAACCTGCCCGTGCACGTCGCCCTGGTTCTCGCCAAGGGTCTGGGGCTGCTGGCCGGTGTGGTCGCGGCCATGCGTTACGTGCTGCCGCGGCTGCTGCACCAGGTGGCCCGGTCGCAGGAGCTGCTCGTCCTGTTCGGCGTGGCCTACGCGGTCTCCGTGGCCACGGTGAGCGACTGGCTGGGGTTCAGCACCGAGGTCGGGGCGTTCCTCGCGGGTGTCTCGCTGGCGACGACACCGTACCGGGACGCGCTCGGTGCCCGGCTGGTCAGCCTGCGGGACTTCCTGCTGCTGTTCTTCTTCCTTGAGCTGGGAGCTCGTCTGGAGTTCACGGACGCTTCGCAGCAGCTCGCCGACGCGGCGGTGCTCTCCCTCTTCGTCCTCGTCGGCAACCCGTTGATCGTCGTCCTGATCATGGCCGCGATGCGCTATCCGGTCCGGGTGGGGTTCCTGGCCGGGCTCACGGTGGCGCAGATCTCCGAGTTCTCCCTCATCCTCGCCGCCCTCGGCCTCAGCCTCGGCCACATCACGGAGGCCACGGTCAGCCTCATCACGGTCGTCGGGCTGATCACCATCGGCGGCTCCACGTACCTGATCCTCTACTCGCAGCGGATCTACGCGCGCCTCGAACGCCGGCTGTCCGTGCTGGACCGGACGGGCGGTCGGCAGCGGGAGCTCGAGGGGGACGAGCAGGAGGCCGACGTCATCCTCTACGGCCTGGGCCGCTTCGGCGGAGCCATCGCCGCCCGGCTCGGTCGGTCCGGCCACCGGGTGCTGGCCGTGGACTACGATCCGCGCAGGGTGGCCGACGGCGATCGGGAGGGCGTCACGGCGGTGTTCGGCAGCGCGGAGGACATCCACCTCCTGGAGTCGCTGCCGCTCTCCCGCGCCCGCTGCGTGATCAGCACCGTTCCCGTTCCGGCGGTCGGCAGGGCCCTCGTCCACGGCCTGCGGCACCACGGCTACCGGGGCACCGTGGTCCTCACCGCCCACTCCTCGCGCGACGCCGAGCAACTCGACGGCGCGGGAGCCGACCTCGTGCTGAAGCCGTACCCCATGGCCGCCACCGCCACGGTCGAGGTGATCGACCGCCTCCTGCGGGCCGGACGCGACCCGACGGGACCCGACGAGCGGACGTGA
- the rarD gene encoding EamA family transporter RarD has product MWGLLPLYWHLLQSTSAAEVMAHRMVWSLPTAALILLALRRWAWIGALFRRPKRLGLVAVSATLISVNWYLFIWAVTEERVLEASLGYFINPLVTIAIGVVVLRERLRPLQWTAVGIGAAAVAVMTVAYGEVPWISLTLAVTFATYSLVKKQTRLDGLEGFTADSLLQFLPALGFLLFLGGRGESTFTTEGLPHALLLAGAGLATALPLILFGAAAMRVPLSTIGLLQYLAPTFMFLLGLLAFDERMPPERWAGFLLVWVALCVLTFDALRAARRNRTALREARRRRPSPAGGVTPADLPQAPVGPTS; this is encoded by the coding sequence ATGTGGGGGCTCCTGCCCCTGTACTGGCACCTGCTCCAGTCGACCTCCGCCGCCGAGGTGATGGCGCACCGCATGGTGTGGTCGCTGCCGACGGCGGCCCTGATCCTGCTGGCCCTGCGCCGCTGGGCGTGGATCGGCGCGCTGTTCCGCAGGCCCAAGCGGCTCGGGCTCGTCGCCGTCTCGGCCACGCTGATATCGGTCAACTGGTACCTGTTCATCTGGGCCGTCACCGAGGAGCGCGTGCTGGAGGCCTCCCTCGGCTACTTCATCAACCCCCTCGTCACCATCGCGATCGGCGTCGTCGTCCTGCGCGAGCGGCTGAGGCCGTTGCAGTGGACGGCCGTCGGCATCGGCGCGGCGGCCGTGGCCGTCATGACCGTCGCCTACGGTGAGGTGCCCTGGATCTCCCTGACGCTGGCCGTCACCTTCGCGACCTACAGCCTCGTGAAGAAGCAGACCAGGCTCGACGGCCTGGAGGGCTTCACCGCCGACTCCCTGCTGCAGTTCCTTCCCGCCCTCGGCTTCCTGCTGTTCCTCGGCGGGCGCGGCGAGTCGACGTTCACCACCGAGGGCCTGCCGCACGCCCTGCTGCTCGCCGGTGCCGGGCTGGCGACGGCCCTGCCACTGATCCTCTTCGGCGCGGCGGCGATGCGGGTGCCGCTCTCCACCATCGGCCTGCTCCAGTACCTCGCGCCGACCTTCATGTTCCTGCTGGGCCTGCTCGCCTTCGACGAGCGGATGCCGCCCGAGCGCTGGGCCGGGTTCCTCCTGGTGTGGGTGGCGCTGTGCGTGCTGACCTTCGACGCCCTGCGCGCCGCCCGGCGCAACCGGACCGCCCTGCGGGAGGCCCGGCGGCGCCGGCCGTCCCCCGCCGGCGGCGTCACCCCCGCCGACCTCCCGCAGGCCCCCGTCGGCCCGACGTCCTGA
- a CDS encoding universal stress protein — translation MGAAWLRGVLAATDLSEGGNRAVGRAVRLGLLHGAPVTSVCVVPHGADADLSKHVRSRLRRDVSGYPGGARTAVAVRRGKVGPALVREVERRGAGLLVVGAHGKDRLADPLLGTTPENLSRSSGVPVLVVREPPVDDYRNVLLAVDTDALSFAAARYGIALSPGAEHRAVHTAVVPGEHMLRMHGASEEELARLLDVCLADVRPRIERLMAALPLAEGTRPLISSGRPTEAVPELADRYAADLVVVGTGARSKLAHALLGSVAQHVMRRAPCDVLVVRGHRVTGAAPSSLPVGRRDAHAAGGRPRPGRNGPPSWS, via the coding sequence ATGGGCGCGGCATGGCTCCGTGGCGTGCTGGCGGCCACCGACCTGTCCGAGGGCGGGAACCGCGCCGTGGGCCGGGCCGTCCGGCTGGGGCTGCTGCACGGCGCCCCCGTCACCTCGGTGTGCGTCGTGCCGCACGGCGCCGACGCCGACCTGTCGAAGCACGTGCGGTCCCGGCTGAGGCGCGACGTCAGCGGGTACCCGGGCGGCGCGCGGACGGCGGTGGCGGTGCGGCGCGGCAAGGTCGGTCCGGCACTCGTGCGGGAGGTCGAGCGGCGCGGCGCCGGGCTCCTCGTCGTCGGCGCGCACGGCAAGGACCGGCTGGCCGACCCGCTGCTCGGCACGACTCCGGAGAACCTCTCCCGGTCGAGCGGCGTTCCGGTCCTCGTGGTCAGGGAGCCGCCCGTGGATGACTACCGCAACGTCCTGCTCGCGGTGGACACCGACGCGCTCTCCTTCGCGGCGGCACGGTACGGAATCGCGCTGAGTCCCGGCGCGGAGCATCGCGCGGTGCACACCGCCGTGGTCCCGGGCGAGCACATGCTGCGGATGCACGGGGCGAGCGAGGAGGAACTGGCCCGCTTGCTGGATGTCTGCCTCGCGGACGTCCGGCCGCGCATCGAGCGCCTGATGGCCGCCCTGCCTCTGGCGGAAGGGACGCGTCCGCTCATCTCGTCGGGGCGGCCCACCGAGGCCGTCCCCGAGCTGGCCGATCGCTACGCGGCCGACCTCGTCGTGGTGGGCACGGGAGCGCGGTCGAAGCTCGCTCACGCGCTCCTCGGGAGCGTCGCGCAGCACGTGATGCGGCGGGCGCCGTGTGACGTCCTGGTCGTTCGGGGGCACCGGGTGACCGGCGCCGCACCCTCGTCCTTGCCCGTCGGCCGTCGGGACGCGCACGCCGCCGGAGGGCGTCCACGGCCCGGGAGGAACGGACCGCCGTCATGGAGTTGA
- a CDS encoding 2-oxoacid:acceptor oxidoreductase subunit alpha, whose amino-acid sequence MTSQVSHENAKEVRRLDRVVIRFAGDSGDGMQLTGDRFTSETASFGNDLSTLPNFPAEIRAPAGTLPGVSSFQLHFADHDILTPGDAPNVLVAMNPAALKANIADLPRGAEIIVNTDEFTKRAMAKVGYAASPLEDGSLDGYSVHPVPLTTLTVEALKGFDLGRKEAGRSKNMFALGLLSWMYHRPTEGTERFLRTKFAKKPEIAEANVAAFRAGWNFGETTEDFAVSYEVAPAAQAFPAGTYRNISGNLALSYGLIAASQQADLPLYLGSYPITPASDILHELSKHKNFGVRTFQAEDEIAGIGAALGAAFGGALAVTTTSGPGVALKSETIGLAVSLELPLLIVDIQRGGPSTGLPTKTEQADLLQAMYGRNGEAPVPIVAPATPADCFTAALDAARIALTYRTPVFLLSDGYLANGSEPWRIPEADELPDLRTQFATSANHTLDDGTEVFWPYKRDERTLARPWAVPGTPGLEHRIGGIEKQDGSGNISYDPANHDFMVRTRQAKVDGVDVPDLEVDDRDGAARVLILGWGSTYGPITAAVRRVRREGGAVAQAHLRHLNPFPGNLGTVLRSYDKVIVPEMNLGQLAMLLRATYLVDAQPFTQVRGLPFKAEQLATVIKEAIDHG is encoded by the coding sequence GTGACCAGTCAGGTCAGCCATGAGAACGCCAAGGAAGTACGGCGTTTGGACCGGGTCGTCATCCGGTTCGCGGGGGACTCCGGCGACGGCATGCAGCTCACGGGGGACCGCTTCACCTCGGAGACGGCGTCGTTCGGCAACGACCTCTCCACGCTGCCGAACTTCCCGGCCGAGATCCGCGCACCCGCCGGGACGCTGCCCGGCGTCTCGTCCTTCCAGCTCCACTTCGCCGACCACGACATCCTGACGCCCGGCGACGCGCCGAACGTCCTGGTGGCGATGAACCCGGCCGCGCTCAAGGCGAACATCGCCGACCTGCCGCGCGGCGCGGAGATCATCGTCAACACCGACGAGTTCACCAAGCGCGCCATGGCCAAGGTCGGGTACGCCGCGAGCCCCCTGGAGGACGGCTCGCTGGACGGCTACTCCGTCCACCCGGTGCCGCTCACGACGCTGACGGTGGAGGCGCTCAAGGGCTTCGACCTGGGCCGCAAGGAGGCCGGGCGGTCGAAGAACATGTTCGCCCTCGGCCTGCTGTCGTGGATGTACCACCGGCCCACCGAGGGCACCGAGCGGTTCCTGCGGACGAAGTTCGCCAAGAAGCCGGAGATCGCCGAGGCCAACGTCGCGGCCTTCCGGGCGGGCTGGAACTTCGGCGAGACGACCGAGGACTTCGCCGTCTCCTACGAAGTGGCCCCGGCGGCGCAGGCGTTCCCCGCCGGCACCTACCGGAACATCTCCGGGAACCTCGCACTGTCTTACGGACTGATCGCTGCGTCTCAGCAGGCGGACCTCCCGCTGTACCTGGGCTCGTACCCGATCACCCCGGCCTCGGACATCCTGCACGAGTTGAGCAAGCACAAGAACTTCGGCGTGCGGACGTTCCAGGCCGAGGACGAGATCGCCGGCATCGGCGCCGCGCTCGGTGCCGCCTTCGGCGGTGCGCTCGCGGTGACGACGACGTCCGGCCCCGGCGTGGCGCTGAAGTCCGAGACGATCGGGCTCGCGGTCTCCCTGGAACTGCCGCTGCTGATCGTCGACATCCAGCGCGGCGGCCCCTCGACGGGCCTGCCCACCAAGACCGAGCAGGCCGACCTGCTGCAGGCCATGTACGGCCGCAACGGCGAGGCGCCGGTGCCGATCGTGGCCCCGGCCACCCCGGCCGACTGCTTCACGGCGGCGCTCGACGCGGCGCGCATCGCACTCACCTACCGCACCCCCGTCTTCCTCCTCTCCGACGGCTACCTGGCCAACGGCTCCGAGCCGTGGCGTATCCCGGAGGCCGACGAACTGCCCGACCTGCGCACCCAGTTCGCCACGAGCGCGAACCACACGCTGGACGACGGCACCGAGGTGTTCTGGCCCTACAAGCGCGACGAGCGGACGCTCGCCCGGCCGTGGGCCGTCCCCGGCACGCCGGGTCTGGAGCACCGCATCGGCGGCATCGAGAAGCAGGACGGCTCGGGGAACATCTCCTACGACCCCGCCAACCACGACTTCATGGTCCGCACCCGGCAGGCCAAGGTCGACGGCGTCGACGTCCCCGACCTGGAGGTCGACGACCGGGACGGCGCGGCGCGGGTGCTCATCCTCGGCTGGGGCTCCACGTACGGGCCGATCACCGCGGCGGTGCGCCGGGTGCGGCGGGAGGGCGGCGCCGTCGCGCAGGCCCATCTGCGGCACCTGAACCCGTTCCCGGGGAACCTCGGCACGGTCCTCAGGTCGTACGACAAGGTGATCGTGCCCGAGATGAACCTCGGGCAGCTCGCCATGCTGCTGCGCGCCACGTACCTCGTCGACGCCCAGCCCTTCACCCAGGTCCGCGGCCTCCCCTTCAAGGCCGAGCAGCTCGCCACCGTCATCAAGGAGGCCATCGACCATGGCTGA
- a CDS encoding ABC transporter permease yields the protein MSPADGVVSAERTEAAASGPQPAVRRPSPLWTLSLFRSELTVTLRRWRTLALLGILAVLPVLIGIAVKIETGGGDGGGGGGDGGEGPAFINQITNNGLFLVFTALAATLPFFLPMTVGVVAGDAVAGEASAGTLRYLLVAPAGRTRLLLAKFAALLVFCLLATLVVALSAVLVGAALFPLGDITLLSGVTVPLSEGLLRALAIAVAVAVSLVGLAALGLFVSTLTNSGIAAMSATVGLLITVQIVGAIPQLDVVHPFLFPYHWMSFADLLRAPVPWGDILANAGLQGVYAAVFGSAAWARFTTRDITS from the coding sequence ATGTCGCCGGCTGACGGGGTGGTGAGCGCCGAACGCACGGAGGCCGCCGCGAGCGGACCACAGCCGGCCGTCCGGCGCCCGTCCCCGCTGTGGACGCTCTCCCTCTTCCGCAGCGAGCTCACGGTGACGCTGCGCCGCTGGCGCACGCTCGCCCTGCTGGGCATCCTCGCGGTGCTGCCGGTGCTCATCGGCATCGCCGTGAAGATCGAGACCGGCGGCGGGGACGGCGGCGGCGGTGGCGGCGACGGCGGCGAGGGCCCGGCGTTCATCAACCAGATCACCAACAACGGCCTGTTCCTGGTGTTCACCGCGCTCGCGGCCACCCTCCCGTTCTTCCTGCCGATGACGGTCGGCGTCGTGGCGGGGGACGCGGTGGCGGGCGAGGCGAGCGCGGGCACCCTGCGCTACCTGCTCGTCGCCCCCGCCGGACGCACCCGGCTGCTGCTGGCGAAGTTCGCCGCGCTGCTGGTCTTCTGCCTCCTGGCGACGCTCGTCGTGGCGCTCTCGGCGGTGCTGGTGGGCGCGGCGCTGTTCCCACTCGGGGACATCACCCTGCTGTCGGGCGTCACCGTCCCGCTCTCCGAGGGGCTGCTGCGCGCCCTGGCCATCGCGGTGGCCGTGGCCGTCTCGCTGGTCGGGCTCGCGGCGCTCGGCCTGTTCGTCTCGACGCTCACCAACAGCGGCATCGCCGCCATGTCCGCGACGGTGGGGCTGCTGATCACGGTGCAGATCGTCGGGGCGATCCCGCAGCTCGACGTCGTCCACCCGTTCCTGTTCCCTTACCACTGGATGTCCTTCGCGGACCTGCTGCGGGCGCCCGTCCCCTGGGGCGACATCCTGGCCAACGCCGGGCTCCAGGGGGTCTACGCCGCTGTCTTCGGCTCGGCCGCCTGGGCCCGCTTCACCACCCGCGACATCACCTCCTGA
- a CDS encoding ABC transporter ATP-binding protein encodes MDAPPTAGEPAVEARGLSKRFRGGQLAVDGLDLRVPRGSVFGFLGPNGSGKTTTIRMLLGLVTPTDGSAALLGRPMPADARRVLPKVGALIEGPALYGFLSGRDNLARFDAADPTADPATRRARIDAALDRVGLGAAARKHARTYSLGMKQRLGLAVALLQPRELLILDEPTNGLDPQGMREMRTLVRELAGDGTTVFLSSHLLDEVEQVCTHTAVMARGRLLTQGPVAELAAGVRGRLVVTTPDAGDAASVLKEHGVTALSTEGDRVTGDPPAEPGTDLADLNAALVHAGVRVRSFGVENGSLEDAFVALTGEGFDVAG; translated from the coding sequence ATGGACGCGCCGCCGACCGCCGGGGAACCGGCAGTGGAGGCCCGCGGGCTGAGCAAACGGTTCCGCGGCGGTCAGCTCGCCGTCGACGGCCTGGACCTGCGCGTGCCGCGCGGCAGCGTCTTCGGCTTCCTCGGCCCGAACGGCTCCGGGAAGACGACCACCATCCGGATGCTGCTCGGGCTCGTCACGCCCACCGACGGCAGCGCCGCCCTGCTCGGCCGGCCCATGCCGGCCGACGCGCGGCGGGTGCTGCCGAAGGTGGGCGCCCTCATCGAGGGCCCGGCGCTGTACGGGTTCCTCTCCGGCCGGGACAACCTGGCCCGGTTCGACGCCGCCGACCCCACCGCCGACCCGGCCACGCGCCGCGCCCGCATCGACGCCGCGCTGGACCGCGTCGGCCTGGGGGCGGCGGCCCGCAAACACGCCCGGACGTACTCGCTGGGCATGAAGCAGCGCCTCGGCCTGGCCGTCGCGCTCCTCCAGCCCCGGGAGCTGCTGATCCTGGACGAGCCGACGAACGGCCTGGACCCGCAGGGCATGCGGGAGATGCGCACCCTCGTCCGCGAGCTGGCGGGGGACGGCACGACCGTCTTCCTCTCCTCGCACCTGCTGGACGAGGTCGAGCAGGTCTGCACGCACACCGCCGTCATGGCGCGGGGACGGCTGCTCACCCAGGGCCCGGTCGCCGAGCTGGCCGCCGGGGTGCGGGGGCGTCTGGTGGTCACCACCCCGGACGCGGGCGACGCCGCCTCGGTGCTGAAGGAGCACGGCGTGACGGCGCTGAGCACGGAGGGGGACCGCGTCACCGGTGACCCGCCCGCCGAGCCGGGCACCGACCTGGCCGACCTCAACGCCGCCCTCGTCCACGCGGGCGTCCGCGTGCGCTCCTTCGGCGTGGAGAACGGCTCACTGGAGGACGCCTTCGTGGCACTGACCGGGGAGGGCTTCGATGTCGCCGGCTGA
- a CDS encoding GNAT family N-acetyltransferase has protein sequence MLKGGKVGLRARHDEDIPILRAELYNDVVNAARSEGGPWRPVKPGTKDPRLVVDEAQEGSVSFSVVELAGGTLVGTANLWGIDPHNRSAHIGLGLLPSARGQGYGTDVVGALCHYGFVVRSLQRLQIETLADNVAMLRAAERNGFVREGVLRSSAWVMGAFLDEVLLGLLERDYRGDGTGTP, from the coding sequence ATGCTCAAAGGCGGCAAGGTCGGGCTGCGGGCCCGGCACGACGAGGACATCCCGATCCTGCGGGCCGAGCTCTACAACGACGTGGTGAACGCCGCGCGGTCCGAGGGCGGGCCGTGGCGGCCGGTGAAGCCCGGCACGAAGGACCCGCGTCTCGTGGTGGACGAGGCGCAGGAGGGGAGCGTCTCGTTCTCCGTGGTGGAGCTGGCGGGCGGCACGCTGGTGGGCACCGCGAACCTGTGGGGCATCGACCCGCACAACCGGTCGGCGCACATCGGGCTGGGGCTGCTGCCGTCCGCCCGGGGCCAGGGCTACGGCACGGACGTGGTGGGGGCGCTGTGCCACTACGGGTTCGTGGTGCGCAGCCTGCAGCGGCTGCAGATCGAGACGCTGGCGGACAACGTCGCCATGCTGCGCGCGGCCGAGCGCAACGGTTTCGTCCGCGAGGGCGTGCTGCGCTCCTCGGCCTGGGTCATGGGCGCGTTTCTGGACGAGGTGCTGCTCGGCCTGCTGGAGCGGGACTACCGCGGGGACGGCACCGGCACGCCCTGA
- a CDS encoding LolA family protein, with product MAHRPSTSRNKAMRYAVPVAVAAVAAAGVGLVPALADSGDPDLPDITAQELITKIAESDVEQLSGTVELSSDLGIPGLDAASDGGGLFGGHSGGPEEKGEDGEGGRAEDETGSPADPAGKLTGLLAGDHTLRVALDGPERQRVSLVEDAAEYSLIRNEGELWAYDSASDTAFHAELPEAPEGGKEHGMGGPGSLTPQEAAEQALAAVDGSTSVTVDGTTSVAGRDAYVLAIAPKDAPDSTVDAVRIAVDAENGTPLRVTLDAKGTGAPVVEAGYTKVDFAKPSADLFDFTPPKGTDVTEAEESAEKHGRGLNGLPEGLDGLPGLPGADGAEGLGEGAEVIGEGWDAVVKVEAPEGLAGGELNSPEAQPLLDAFSEQVSGEFGEGRLFSTTLVNALITEDGSVYVGAVTKDGLLKAAGTD from the coding sequence ATGGCACACCGGCCCAGCACGTCGCGCAACAAGGCGATGCGGTACGCGGTACCCGTCGCGGTGGCGGCCGTCGCGGCGGCGGGTGTCGGCCTGGTTCCGGCCCTCGCCGACAGCGGCGACCCGGACCTGCCGGACATCACGGCGCAGGAACTCATCACGAAGATCGCGGAATCCGACGTCGAACAGCTCTCCGGCACCGTCGAGCTCAGCTCCGACCTGGGCATTCCCGGGCTGGACGCCGCGTCCGACGGCGGCGGCCTCTTCGGCGGCCACTCCGGGGGCCCCGAGGAGAAGGGCGAGGACGGTGAGGGAGGCCGGGCCGAGGACGAGACGGGCTCACCGGCCGACCCGGCGGGGAAGCTGACCGGGCTCCTCGCGGGCGACCACACCCTGCGGGTCGCCCTGGACGGCCCCGAGCGGCAGCGCGTCTCCCTGGTGGAGGACGCCGCCGAGTACAGCCTGATCCGCAACGAGGGCGAGCTGTGGGCGTACGACAGCGCCAGCGACACCGCCTTCCACGCCGAGCTGCCCGAAGCCCCGGAGGGCGGCAAGGAGCACGGCATGGGCGGCCCCGGCTCGCTCACCCCGCAGGAGGCGGCCGAGCAGGCGCTCGCGGCCGTCGACGGCTCGACGTCCGTCACGGTGGACGGCACCACGAGCGTCGCCGGGCGGGACGCCTACGTGCTGGCCATCGCCCCGAAGGACGCGCCGGACTCCACGGTCGACGCCGTCCGCATCGCCGTGGACGCCGAGAACGGCACGCCGCTGCGCGTCACCCTGGACGCGAAGGGCACGGGCGCCCCCGTCGTCGAGGCGGGCTACACGAAGGTCGACTTCGCGAAGCCGTCCGCCGACCTGTTCGACTTCACGCCGCCGAAGGGCACCGACGTCACCGAGGCGGAGGAGTCGGCCGAGAAGCACGGGCGCGGTCTGAACGGCCTGCCCGAGGGCCTGGACGGGCTCCCCGGCCTGCCGGGTGCCGACGGCGCCGAGGGCCTGGGCGAGGGCGCGGAGGTCATCGGTGAGGGCTGGGACGCCGTCGTCAAGGTCGAGGCGCCCGAGGGCCTCGCGGGCGGCGAGCTGAACTCCCCGGAGGCGCAGCCGCTGCTGGACGCGTTCTCGGAGCAGGTCAGCGGTGAGTTCGGCGAGGGGCGGCTGTTCAGCACCACGCTGGTCAACGCGCTGATCACCGAGGACGGCAGCGTCTACGTCGGGGCCGTCACCAAGGACGGGCTGCTGAAGGCCGCCGGGACGGACTGA
- a CDS encoding SRPBCC domain-containing protein, which translates to MPAGLTQGAGWEVGVSRTIPLPPATVWDLISSEEGLALWPGPGARLAPEKGTQYTTTEGTTGEVRSYRPGDRIRLTYRPHGDDHHTTFQLDISAAPRGKAVLRSGREGLRGAEECPAAA; encoded by the coding sequence ATGCCCGCAGGACTCACACAGGGCGCCGGCTGGGAGGTGGGGGTGTCGCGGACGATCCCGCTGCCGCCCGCCACCGTGTGGGATCTCATCAGCAGTGAGGAGGGGCTGGCCCTGTGGCCGGGGCCGGGTGCGCGGCTGGCACCCGAGAAGGGCACGCAGTACACGACGACGGAGGGGACGACCGGCGAAGTGCGCAGTTACCGCCCAGGAGACCGCATCAGGCTCACCTACCGCCCGCATGGGGACGACCACCACACGACGTTCCAGCTCGACATATCCGCTGCACCGAGGGGGAAGGCGGTGCTCCGCTCCGGCCGGGAGGGGCTGCGCGGCGCCGAGGAGTGCCCGGCCGCCGCGTGA
- a CDS encoding 2-oxoacid:ferredoxin oxidoreductase subunit beta, which translates to MADVLTGGPASASHALSLVPTADAKQTAKDFKSDQEVRWCPGCGDYAVLAAVQGFLPQLGLAKENIVFISGIGCSSRFPYYMNTYGMHSIHGRAPSIATGLATSRRDLSVWVVTGDGDALSIGGNHLIHALRRNVNLKILLFNNRIYGLTKGQYSPTSEAGKITKSTPMGSLDAPFNPVSLAIGAEASFVARTVDSDRQHLTEVLRQAAEHPGTALVEIYQNCNIFNDGAFEVLKDKQQAVEAVIRLEHGQPIRFGTPAEDGLGSQGVVRDAATGELRIVDVTTHGTDGVLVHDAHDASPATAFALSRLADPDTLHHTPIGVLRSVQRPVYDTLMADQLEQAVEQNGKGDLTSLLHGKDTWTVVG; encoded by the coding sequence ATGGCTGACGTCCTCACGGGGGGCCCGGCGTCCGCGTCACACGCGCTGTCGCTGGTGCCCACGGCCGACGCCAAGCAGACCGCCAAGGACTTCAAGTCCGACCAGGAGGTCCGCTGGTGCCCGGGCTGCGGTGACTACGCCGTCCTCGCCGCCGTGCAGGGGTTCCTCCCCCAGCTCGGGCTGGCGAAGGAGAACATCGTCTTCATCTCCGGCATCGGCTGCTCCTCGCGCTTCCCGTACTACATGAACACCTACGGGATGCACTCGATCCACGGCCGCGCCCCGTCCATCGCGACGGGCCTGGCCACCAGCCGCCGCGACCTGTCGGTGTGGGTCGTCACCGGTGACGGCGACGCCCTGTCCATCGGCGGCAACCACCTGATCCACGCCCTGCGGCGCAACGTCAACCTGAAGATCCTGCTGTTCAACAACCGGATCTACGGTCTCACCAAGGGCCAGTACAGCCCGACGTCGGAGGCCGGCAAGATCACCAAGTCGACGCCGATGGGCTCGCTCGACGCGCCCTTCAACCCCGTCTCCCTGGCGATCGGCGCCGAGGCGTCCTTCGTGGCCCGCACGGTGGACTCCGACCGCCAGCACCTGACCGAGGTCCTGCGTCAGGCCGCCGAGCACCCGGGCACGGCGCTGGTGGAGATCTACCAGAACTGCAACATCTTCAACGACGGCGCCTTCGAGGTGCTCAAGGACAAGCAGCAGGCGGTCGAGGCGGTGATCCGGCTGGAGCACGGGCAGCCGATCCGGTTCGGCACCCCGGCGGAGGACGGCCTCGGCTCCCAGGGCGTCGTCCGCGACGCCGCCACCGGCGAGCTGCGGATCGTGGACGTCACCACGCACGGCACGGACGGCGTGCTCGTCCACGACGCCCACGACGCCTCGCCCGCGACGGCCTTCGCGCTGTCGCGGCTGGCCGACCCGGACACGCTGCACCACACGCCGATCGGCGTCCTGCGCAGCGTTCAGCGGCCGGTGTACGACACGCTCATGGCCGACCAGCTGGAGCAGGCCGTCGAGCAGAACGGCAAGGGCGACCTGACCTCGCTGCTGCACGGCAAGGACACCTGGACGGTCGTCGGCTGA